A portion of the Chlamydia avium 10DC88 genome contains these proteins:
- a CDS encoding ABC transporter ATP-binding protein produces the protein MLEVKGLSYSYANKLIFQDASFVASPGKISVILGSSGVGKTTLFRLIAKFLSPTDGKILWKGNPITQKDVAYMQQKSPLLPWRTIEKNIYLASELGRPRNSSIPPEKFIEVVDYFRINELLERYPDEISEGQKQRVALACQCLSSKPILLLDEPFSSLDVITKEILYGYVLRLADEDKKTVILVTHDFRDVAFLGDSVFLMKDYSLVPITFDDGFRSSKSIDLLIEKIRSSVLA, from the coding sequence ATGCTAGAAGTCAAGGGACTTAGTTATTCCTATGCTAACAAGTTGATATTCCAAGACGCCTCTTTTGTCGCTTCCCCAGGAAAAATATCAGTAATTCTAGGTTCTTCGGGAGTAGGGAAAACTACTTTATTTCGTTTAATTGCTAAGTTTTTGTCCCCAACGGATGGAAAAATCTTGTGGAAAGGGAATCCTATAACTCAAAAGGATGTTGCTTATATGCAACAGAAATCTCCCTTATTGCCTTGGAGAACAATAGAAAAAAATATTTATTTAGCATCAGAGTTAGGAAGACCAAGAAATTCCTCTATACCTCCAGAAAAATTCATTGAAGTTGTTGATTATTTTCGGATCAACGAACTTCTAGAACGTTATCCAGATGAAATTTCTGAGGGGCAAAAACAACGTGTTGCTTTGGCATGCCAATGCTTATCTTCAAAGCCTATATTATTACTAGACGAACCTTTTTCTTCTTTAGATGTGATAACAAAGGAAATATTATATGGTTATGTTCTACGACTTGCTGATGAAGATAAAAAAACTGTTATTTTGGTGACACATGATTTTAGAGACGTAGCTTTTCTAGGAGACTCTGTTTTCTTAATGAAGGATTATAGTCTTGTCCCTATAACATTTGATGATGGGTTCCGATCTTCAAAAAGTATAGACTTGCTGATAGAGAAAATCCGATCGAGTGTTTTGGCATGA
- a CDS encoding 5'-methylthioadenosine nucleosidase — protein sequence MVLRVFFVIFFVYVFTSFPGESIDIFSEKASPLSRIGVILALPGSPETLENDYSVSSWFGNSKRTLEGKRTYYSGDFFGKYVVISSLWPNKVSASVIACNMIFKHRVDLIIILGTCYSRSENGHFGDLLITEGYINYDSDMRPFFPRFEIPDICQSVFTTHAGYREAAKIGGKQFILDHKKSIEDTLKTYGYLKPTTSSEHALVEGIIATGESFTMSKNYFLSLQKMYPSIQGFDSAGGAIAQVCYEYDVPCLGVSILLPHPLESPSNEDWKILHSQTNKMYMNSLLKSLLQEICSIH from the coding sequence ATGGTTCTTCGTGTATTTTTTGTTATTTTTTTTGTTTATGTCTTCACCTCTTTTCCAGGGGAATCCATAGATATTTTTTCTGAAAAAGCATCACCACTATCTCGTATAGGAGTTATCCTAGCTCTACCAGGATCCCCAGAAACATTAGAGAACGATTATTCGGTTTCTTCTTGGTTTGGAAATAGTAAAAGAACCCTTGAAGGGAAGAGAACATACTATTCTGGAGATTTTTTCGGAAAATATGTAGTGATTTCTTCACTATGGCCTAATAAAGTTTCAGCATCTGTAATTGCATGTAATATGATTTTTAAACATCGTGTCGATCTAATTATAATTTTAGGTACATGCTATTCTCGATCAGAAAATGGGCACTTCGGTGATTTGCTAATTACTGAGGGATATATCAATTATGATTCTGATATGCGTCCTTTTTTCCCTAGATTTGAAATTCCTGATATTTGTCAGAGTGTATTTACTACGCATGCAGGTTACAGAGAAGCAGCTAAAATCGGGGGAAAACAGTTCATTCTTGATCATAAGAAATCCATAGAAGATACACTAAAAACATATGGATATTTAAAACCAACAACATCTTCAGAACATGCTCTTGTTGAAGGAATTATTGCCACAGGAGAATCTTTTACTATGTCGAAGAACTATTTTCTTTCTCTTCAGAAGATGTATCCTTCTATTCAAGGTTTCGATAGCGCAGGAGGAGCTATCGCTCAAGTATGTTATGAATACGATGTTCCATGTTTAGGAGTCAGTATTCTTTTGCCTCATCCTTTAGAGTCTCCAAGTAATGAAGACTGGAAAATATTACATAGTCAAACAAATAAAATGTATATGAACTCTCTTTTAAAGAGTTTGCTTCAAGAAATCTGTTCCATACACTAG
- the kdsB gene encoding 3-deoxy-manno-octulosonate cytidylyltransferase: MKQQVFGGKRVGVLPSRHGSTRFPGKPLALILGKSLIQRAYENAIQSTLLDTVIVATDDERIMHHVIDFGGQCVMTSPQCANGTERIAEAASRYLPEADIIVNIQGDEPCLSPQVIDTLIEKLEAYPKIHIVTPVSQTTDSEEILTNHKVKCVFDKNGKALYFSRSPIPHILKKETPMYLHMGVYAFRRQALFDYVKLSSTPLNQAEDLEQLRILEHGGEIHICVVNAKSPSVDYPEDINKLEKYLTCHSIAFF; this comes from the coding sequence GTGAAACAGCAAGTATTTGGAGGTAAAAGAGTTGGCGTGCTCCCTTCTAGGCATGGAAGCACAAGGTTCCCAGGGAAACCACTGGCTCTTATACTCGGGAAGTCTTTGATACAGAGAGCCTATGAAAATGCTATTCAAAGTACCCTATTAGATACTGTTATCGTCGCTACCGATGACGAACGCATTATGCATCATGTTATAGACTTTGGTGGTCAATGCGTGATGACCTCCCCTCAGTGTGCTAATGGTACAGAACGTATAGCTGAGGCTGCGTCTCGTTATCTACCTGAAGCAGATATTATCGTGAATATTCAAGGGGATGAGCCCTGTCTTTCTCCTCAAGTTATTGATACACTTATAGAAAAACTTGAAGCTTATCCAAAAATTCACATAGTGACCCCAGTCAGCCAAACAACAGATTCTGAAGAAATCTTAACAAATCATAAAGTGAAATGTGTTTTCGATAAAAACGGCAAGGCTCTATATTTTAGTCGCAGTCCTATCCCTCATATTCTAAAGAAAGAAACACCCATGTATCTTCATATGGGGGTATATGCATTTAGGAGACAAGCTCTATTTGACTATGTCAAATTGTCATCTACACCATTAAATCAGGCTGAGGATCTGGAACAACTGCGGATACTAGAACATGGAGGAGAGATTCATATTTGTGTTGTGAATGCTAAAAGTCCTTCAGTAGATTATCCAGAAGACATAAACAAATTGGAAAAATATTTAACATGCCATTCAATTGCATTTTTCTAA